From Banduia mediterranea, the proteins below share one genomic window:
- a CDS encoding recombination-associated protein RdgC, which produces MWFKNLTLFDLEDEWTLPPAQLEERLAKHPLQPCAAMALESLGWLSPRDNGALVEHQEKHFLITLGHEQKLLPSSVINDVAKEKAEEFEAARGFKPGRKQMRDFKERATVELLPRAFARRRKVHAWVDTGNKRIVVDASSLARAEIVIEQLRDALGHLAVVPPYVDPSPRSTLTQWLEAGRAPQPFALGDECELTTTDNEKSVVRYLRHSLDSEQIQRHLKEGMSVSRLGLQWRDRLSLVVDEKLQLKRVAFLEVDETAEADNELDADQQFEADFAVMTGELSQLLNDLFVAFGGSK; this is translated from the coding sequence ATGTGGTTCAAGAATCTCACCCTGTTCGACCTTGAAGATGAATGGACGCTGCCGCCCGCACAGCTGGAGGAACGGCTCGCCAAGCACCCGCTGCAGCCCTGCGCGGCGATGGCGCTGGAAAGCCTGGGCTGGCTCAGCCCGCGCGACAACGGCGCATTGGTGGAACATCAGGAGAAGCATTTTCTGATCACGCTCGGTCACGAACAGAAGCTGCTGCCGAGTTCGGTGATCAACGACGTTGCCAAGGAAAAGGCCGAGGAATTCGAGGCTGCGCGCGGCTTCAAGCCGGGCCGCAAACAGATGCGCGACTTCAAGGAACGCGCCACGGTGGAACTGCTGCCGCGTGCCTTCGCCCGGCGACGCAAGGTGCACGCCTGGGTGGATACAGGCAACAAACGCATCGTGGTCGACGCCTCGTCACTGGCGCGCGCCGAGATCGTGATCGAGCAGCTGCGCGACGCGCTGGGCCACCTGGCCGTGGTGCCGCCCTACGTCGATCCTTCCCCGCGCTCCACGCTGACACAGTGGCTGGAGGCAGGCCGCGCACCGCAGCCGTTCGCGCTCGGTGACGAATGTGAACTGACGACCACCGACAACGAAAAGTCTGTGGTGCGGTACCTGCGCCATTCGCTGGACAGCGAACAGATTCAGCGCCACCTCAAGGAAGGCATGAGCGTTTCCAGGCTCGGCCTGCAGTGGCGGGACCGGCTGAGCCTGGTGGTGGACGAGAAGCTGCAGCTCAAGCGGGTGGCCTTTCTGGAAGTCGATGAAACGGCGGAAGCCGACAATGAACTCGACGCGGATCAGCAGTTCGAAGCCGACTTCGCCGTCATGACGGGCGAGCTTTCGCAACTGCTCAACGATCTGTTTGTGGCGTTCGGCGGCAGCAAGTAG
- a CDS encoding flavodoxin family protein encodes MKHLLLIYGGQPGGRNFRMLEAVRDGISEFADEVELREKPALLADIDDLLWADGLLIGTPEKFGYMSGSVKDFMDRTYYPAQDKVDALPYAIFVSAGNDGLGAVSAIERIAVGYKWKAVAQALICVGDPDEAMLGRCRELGQTLAAGIAYGAF; translated from the coding sequence ATGAAGCACTTGTTATTGATTTACGGAGGCCAGCCGGGCGGCCGCAACTTCCGCATGCTCGAGGCCGTGCGCGACGGCATCAGCGAGTTCGCCGACGAGGTCGAGCTACGCGAAAAGCCGGCACTGCTGGCGGATATCGACGATCTGCTGTGGGCCGACGGCCTGCTGATCGGCACGCCCGAGAAGTTCGGCTACATGAGCGGCTCAGTCAAGGACTTCATGGATCGCACCTACTACCCGGCACAGGACAAGGTGGATGCCCTGCCCTACGCGATTTTCGTGAGCGCCGGCAATGATGGCCTTGGCGCCGTCAGCGCGATCGAACGCATCGCCGTCGGCTACAAATGGAAGGCGGTGGCGCAAGCCCTGATCTGCGTGGGCGATCCCGATGAAGCCATGCTCGGGCGCTGCCGTGAACTGGGGCAGACACTCGCAGCCGGTATCGCCTACGGCGCCTTCTGA
- a CDS encoding DUF3862 domain-containing protein, giving the protein MNRTLLAGLFAASLVAACSKATPDNYERIEAGMTRDEVHAVLGKPESVEGTSIGNLGTSSETWTSGDREITAHFAGDTLVSKAIKDRGNPEASADDDSDGMDTSAH; this is encoded by the coding sequence ATGAATAGAACGCTTCTGGCAGGCCTGTTCGCCGCCAGTCTCGTTGCCGCCTGCAGCAAGGCAACACCGGACAACTACGAGCGGATCGAAGCCGGCATGACCCGCGATGAAGTCCATGCCGTGCTCGGCAAACCGGAGTCCGTGGAAGGAACCAGCATCGGCAATCTGGGAACCAGCAGTGAAACCTGGACATCGGGCGACCGCGAGATCACCGCGCACTTCGCGGGAGACACCCTGGTCTCCAAGGCCATCAAGGACCGTGGGAACCCGGAAGCCAGCGCAGACGACGACTCCGACGGCATGGATACAAGCGCACACTGA
- a CDS encoding MBL fold metallo-hydrolase: MIRDSVIAVPTCGGDLYVCRRQPGLLAFPGYHSFPGGKVDADESEAPFGHPLLDAHPPRLMRALVREFEEEVGYNIEAAAHAGNLRSLDLIGDSVTPPQGNRQRFHAHFFRMDFVERPRLTADASELAEGMWNRFEHWYQQDLRGGIICVAPTRYILQWLAEASADGKALTFNLRATDGDDLRLFEMVRGLRLIAVPSHTLPPADETNAFLLGDDDAHRVLVDPSPRDEDAAERLRRTVDRAGALHEIFITHHHPDHRERANRLAHEWNVPLSMSARTRELIEKRSGAQWFDGVPEVRIREDGEVLTHSLGEPVRMIAVPGHDAGQMALMPDSRAWCIVGDLIQGVGTVVVGGEEGDMQLYFESLQRIIDLDPAAIVPSHGTVMGTTFRLQETLNHRRLREEQVLGLHRQGLGLDDMLERMYQGTPAVLLPLARINIESHLSKLDREGRLSV, from the coding sequence GAATCCGAGGCCCCGTTCGGACATCCCTTGCTCGATGCGCACCCGCCACGCCTGATGCGCGCCCTGGTCCGCGAGTTCGAGGAGGAAGTCGGCTACAACATCGAGGCCGCCGCGCACGCCGGCAATCTGCGTTCGCTGGACCTCATCGGCGATTCGGTGACGCCGCCGCAGGGCAACCGCCAGCGCTTTCATGCGCATTTCTTTCGCATGGACTTCGTGGAACGGCCGAGGTTGACGGCCGACGCTTCCGAACTTGCCGAAGGCATGTGGAATCGGTTCGAGCACTGGTATCAGCAGGACCTTCGCGGGGGAATCATCTGTGTGGCGCCAACGCGCTACATCCTGCAATGGCTGGCCGAAGCGTCGGCCGACGGCAAGGCGCTCACATTCAATCTGCGGGCGACGGACGGCGATGATCTGCGCCTGTTCGAGATGGTGCGCGGCCTGCGTCTGATCGCCGTGCCTTCGCACACCCTGCCGCCCGCCGACGAGACCAATGCCTTCCTGCTGGGCGACGACGACGCCCACCGCGTGCTGGTCGACCCGTCACCGCGCGACGAGGATGCGGCCGAGCGTCTGCGCCGGACCGTCGATCGCGCGGGCGCTCTGCACGAAATCTTCATCACGCATCACCATCCGGACCATCGGGAACGCGCGAACCGCCTCGCCCACGAATGGAATGTGCCGCTGAGCATGAGCGCGCGCACCCGTGAGCTGATCGAAAAGCGCAGTGGCGCACAGTGGTTCGACGGTGTGCCGGAGGTACGCATCCGCGAAGACGGGGAGGTGCTGACGCATTCGCTGGGCGAGCCGGTACGCATGATCGCCGTGCCCGGACACGACGCCGGCCAGATGGCGTTGATGCCGGATTCGCGCGCGTGGTGCATCGTCGGCGATCTGATTCAGGGCGTCGGCACCGTGGTGGTCGGCGGCGAGGAAGGCGACATGCAGCTGTACTTCGAATCGCTGCAGCGCATCATCGACCTCGACCCGGCGGCCATCGTGCCGTCGCACGGCACCGTCATGGGCACCACGTTCCGTTTGCAGGAAACGCTAAATCATCGGCGCTTGCGTGAGGAGCAGGTTCTCGGGCTGCATCGTCAAGGCCTGGGGCTGGACGACATGCTCGAACGCATGTACCAGGGCACGCCAGCGGTCTTGCTGCCGCTGGCGCGGATCAACATCGAAAGCCATCTCAGCAAGCTGGATCGGGAAGGGCGCCTGTCGGTTTGA